In the genome of Triticum urartu cultivar G1812 chromosome 5, Tu2.1, whole genome shotgun sequence, one region contains:
- the LOC125506145 gene encoding pathogenesis-related protein 1-like, producing MEYSPKLAVVLLLALASAMAVAAQNSPQDFVDPHNAARADVGVGPVTWDDNVAAYAQNYAEQRRGDCQLIHTPDGRPYGENLFGGSGTQWTAADAVNSWVSEKQYYDHGSNSCSAPEGDSCGHYTQVVWRDSTAIGCARVVCDSSDDVFIICSYNPPGNYVGQSPY from the coding sequence GCGTCCGCCATGGCGGTCGCGGCCCAGAACTCGCCGCAGGACTTCGTGGACCCCCACAACGCGGCGCGCGCCGACGTCGGCGTCGGGCCGGTGACCTGGGACGACAACGTGGCGGCGTACGCGCAGAACTACGCGGAGCAGCGCCGCGGCGACTGCCAGCTGATACATACTCCCGATGGCCGGCCGTACGGGGAGAACCTCTTCGGAGGCAGCGGGACCCAGTGGACGGCGGCGGACGCCGTGAACTCGTGGGTGTCGGAGAAGCAGTACTACGACCACGGCAGCAACAGCTGCTCGGCCCCGGAGGGCGACTCGTGCGGGCACTACACGCAGGTGGTGTGGCGTGACTCGACGGCCATCGGCTGCGCCCGCGTCGTCTGCGACAGCAGCGACGACGTGTTCATCATCTGCAGCTACAACCCGCCGGGCAACTACGTGGGGCAGAGCCCATACTAG